From Thermovenabulum gondwanense:
TCTCCCGCGGTTATTTTTGCTACGTTTATGGGCGAAAAGCAGTCTACGTCTTTTTGGGGGTCTATGTGGTATTTTATCTGGTCTTCAGATAGGTGGGAGGGCAGCGGCCTCATTATGAGTATGCCGTGAGTGTCGGGGTCGCTGTTCAGTTCCTTTATTTTGTTTATTAGTTCCGTTTGTGTTATTTTTTCGGGAAGCTGAATTACGCTTCCTTTAATTCCTATTTCTTCGCACTTTTTGAGGGCACCTTTTATGTAAGCTACGGAGTCGGGTTTTTCTCCCGCTATTATTATTTTTAATGAGGGCATATGGCCTTTTTGTTGTAGCTGTTTCACTTCTTCTGTTAGCTGCTGTTTTAAGGCTTCGGCTACTTCTTTGCCGGATAGTATTTTTGCCATTTTTTCCGCCTCCTTATTTTTGGATTATTAGTTTTTGCAGAACTATACGGTAGGTTTCTTCGGCTATGGCTTCTGCCATGACGCTTATTTTTTCTATGTGTTCTGTGGTTTTTTCTTTAAATTCAACGTCTTCTATGCCGCCCAAGTTTATGTATACGTTGAGTTTTCCGCTTAATACAGCGGATTTTAAAAGGAGCGCTCCCACTCCCGCATCGCTTATTGCAAGTTTGTTGCCTATGTCGGCAAGCCTCCTTTGAAGTTTGAGGGCTTCCAAGGAGTATTCCATTATTTTAACGGGAACCTGGCAGGCTTCTTTTAGTGCTTTTTCTAAGGCCTGCCGTTTTTTTTCTTTTTCTTCTTCGGTGTTTTTGGGCATTTTGTAGGCGGCGGCTACGCTGCTGAATACTTTTGCGTCTTCGTCTATG
This genomic window contains:
- a CDS encoding tetrahydrofolate dehydrogenase/cyclohydrolase catalytic domain-containing protein produces the protein MAKILSGKEVAEALKQQLTEEVKQLQQKGHMPSLKIIIAGEKPDSVAYIKGALKKCEEIGIKGSVIQLPEKITQTELINKIKELNSDPDTHGILIMRPLPSHLSEDQIKYHIDPQKDVDCFSPINVAKITAG
- a CDS encoding cyclodeaminase/cyclohydrolase family protein, yielding MYIEKTVRQFTEALSSKEPVPGGGGAAALAGALGNALGSMVANLTVGKEKYKDVESEVKQILQKTQELQEKLLLLIDEDAKVFSSVAAAYKMPKNTEEEKEKKRQALEKALKEACQVPVKIMEYSLEALKLQRRLADIGNKLAISDAGVGALLLKSAVLSGKLNVYINLGGIEDVEFKEKTTEHIEKISVMAEAIAEETYRIVLQKLIIQK